GGATGAAGCGACCCTCTATAGTTTGTTTGTAAGTATTGGTAGACAGTTGGACTTGGATGAAGACCAAATACCGGCAACAGGACTTTCAATATCAGAAGTTTTCAAGAGGCTGCTAAAGGCAATAGAGAAAAATCAATACAATATCGTCTTTGTAATAGACGAAATTGACTATCTGGCCCACCTAATATCAAAGACGGGAAAGGATGTCATGTACCAATTAACCAGGGCAAACGAACGTCTAAAGAATGGCTCACTAACTTTGGTTGGAATATCAAACGACCTTACTTTCAAGGAAAGGCTGGATCCACGCGTAATCAGCTCATTATCCGAGGAAGAGATCATCTTTACCAATTATTCCGTTGACCAACTCAAAGAGATCCTAAAGGAGAGAATCAAGGAAGCGTTTGCCGAAGGCACAGTAGAAGACTCGGCGTTAAATCTCTGTGCTGCAATGGCAGGCAGAGAGCATGGCGATGCCAGACGTGCAATTGACTTACTTCGTGTAGCAGGCGAAATAGCCGAGCGCGCTCAGGCAAGCAAAGTAACAGAAGAACACATCAGAACTGCCTCATCAAAAATAGAAGAAGACAAGGAGACAACAGCACTACAATCCTACCCACTACATGAGAAACTCCTAATCGTGGCAGTAATGAAGGCATCAGGCCTTTCCACAGGCGAGATCTATTCTGCATACAAGAACCTCTGCAAGCAAATTCGCCAAAAGGAACTAACCCAAAGAAGGGTAACCCAAATGCTGTCTGAAATAGAAATGTCTGGGATTATTTCAGGCAAAATTGTCCACCAAGGAATTCATGGAAGGACAAAGAAATTCACACTGACAATTTCAACAGAGACTGTCAAAGAGACATTCAAGTCGGAAGCGACACTAGAAGATATTATTTAGAAAAATCTTTGGTGTAGACCTTAAATGTCTTCAAGTTTACCAGAACAGCAACTGCCGGAGTCGGCGTAACACCCACTCCCGACTGGAACGGCGTCTGTGACTGCCAAGCACCCGAGTTCAGAATTAGTATGTTCTTGTACAAATCCAGGCCTATTACATGGACATGCCCAGCATGGAAAATATCTGGCACCTCATCAATTACCATATAGTCTTCTAGTTCTGGCGCAAGTGGGGTTTGGGCTCCATAAATTGGGCTCAGGTGCCTAGCCTTGAGCAAACATTGCATTACACTGGCTGGCTTATCATAACTTAGACCGGGCGTGGTCTTTACAATATCATCGACTGATTGACCGTGGAAAATTAGGACCTTGACGCCATTTAACGATATCATGGCTGGATTGCCTACCATGAAAAAGTTCTTTCTACCCCACAGGTCTGGGTTGTACTTGGCAGGAATTGCTGGTTGAGGCAACGCCCTTCTTCCCGGATCGTGGTTTCCGGGCGCGATAAACACCTTGATATGTTTTGGGACTTTGTCTAAAATTTCATAGAGTATCTTTAATTGGTCTTGGGTGTTTAGTGCCACCAATTCCTTGTCCTGATTTGGGTAGATTCCTATTCCATCCACCACATCGCCACCTAGGATAAAGAATCGGACCTTTTTTGCAATTGGATCTGGACTTGAAAGCCAAGCAACCAAATCCAAGAACTCCTTTTCCATAAAATATTTAGAGCCAACATGTAGGTCCGAGACAAATACGGCATAGACCTCTGTTTTTGAGCGGTTTGCGGCGTGGTCTGGAATGTCAGGCAAAATGATGTCCTTGACAATAAAGCCGCCGTTTTTGCTTGTGACAATTTTTTCCATTACAAACTGGTCCATCAACAATCCAGAGGCCGTTTTTTGGAGCTCCTCGTCGATCACTATTGTTTCCATTATTCCACTGGGGTCCTCTAGTGTTATTTTGGTGACATTCCTGTCGGTTCGCCTTTCTGTTACCAAACCACACACATAGACGTCATCTTTGGACTTTGATGAAATCACAGCAGAAATGGCCTTGATCATCTTTGACTCGGGCCTGTTTGACATGATTCGCTTTAGCTTGGCATACCTGCTTGCAAACAGGGCAGTAAACCCTTGGACTCCCTCTGCAGAAGCCAGATTAGGCGTGGGATCGAAGAGAATTTCGTGCCTATCTTCTATTGATTCATCTTCTTTAATTCCCAGGAATGACTCTAGGTCCTTTTGTGAAATCAGGTATAGTTGCTGGCGTTCTTTTTCCTTTACGATTTGCTTTATGATATGCCCTAGTTCTTTTACGTCAATTTGCTCTAGTATCTTTAGCGCATCTGGATGGATCTGAAAGCCCTTGTTGATTATAAAATTTAATGCGGCACCAACATCACTAATCATCAACACCATCACATCAAAACACGTTTTAATTAACTCTGCCTCAGATCAACAAACTCTTATTCACCACACAAAACGAGTGATCAATTGAAAAAGAGGATAATTCTATTCTTTGTGTTTTTGGGTATATTTTCTGCGGCATTTTCTTTGGGCGCAGAAATGCAAGTGTCAGAGGAAGAGGCAAAGATTTTCTTAGAAGAATTCAACAAGCTTATCGAGTCCCTAAAGAGCGAGAACTTTGGATTTAAGATCTTTATACACAACACTCAGATCGCACTTGCAATGTTCATTCCTGGAGTCGGAATCGGTTGGGGTGTGTTTTCTGCAGTATCCACCGGCTTTGCGTTTGCCGCACTAACTACTGCAACTCCTCTATTAGGTGAGATTCCACCGCTTGCACTGATATTTGCGACACCGTTTGGTTTGATGGAACTTGCTGCATACTCACTTGCAATGTCTAGGAGCTTTATTCTAATTGTAGCATTGTTTAGAAGAACCCAAATAAAGGAGCAGTGGAAACCACTCACACTAGAAATCGGAATTGTATTTGGTCTTCTTTTGGCAGGAGGTATTATCGAAGCCTATATGATAGAGAGTTTTGAGCGCGAAGACCTGATGCCAAAGCTCAACGAAATCAAGAATTGATTAAATTTTTTTGGTTTGACCAAAAATAATTCACTAGTAAATTATAAACAAAATCAGGACATGACTATATTGTCAAGTATCTATCCATTCTATCTGTGTTCGTAGGCATAGTTTTTCCCTCATCTGTAAATAATGGAGGAATAACTCTACGTCAACAAGGCGTTCACGTTTTCTGGAAGCAGCTCTGCCGCATCTAGCACATCGACGTTACTGTCTTTGATGTATCCAAGATTCCAAAAACAAGGACATCTCTAACTAGAAATTAATGTAGGATTCCAGCTTGTGCTGGTTGATAACCATCACGGACAGAT
The DNA window shown above is from Nitrososphaerota archaeon and carries:
- a CDS encoding AAA family ATPase, producing the protein MESGRSIIKNRKVLHFSYLPELILHRNEELEKVTQSLSPILKQSRPSNLIVYGKPGTGKTLVVKKILDKIQQRVEKSKFPIKLVYSNAKDEATLYSLFVSIGRQLDLDEDQIPATGLSISEVFKRLLKAIEKNQYNIVFVIDEIDYLAHLISKTGKDVMYQLTRANERLKNGSLTLVGISNDLTFKERLDPRVISSLSEEEIIFTNYSVDQLKEILKERIKEAFAEGTVEDSALNLCAAMAGREHGDARRAIDLLRVAGEIAERAQASKVTEEHIRTASSKIEEDKETTALQSYPLHEKLLIVAVMKASGLSTGEIYSAYKNLCKQIRQKELTQRRVTQMLSEIEMSGIISGKIVHQGIHGRTKKFTLTISTETVKETFKSEATLEDII
- a CDS encoding stage II sporulation protein M, with translation MGIFSAAFSLGAEMQVSEEEAKIFLEEFNKLIESLKSENFGFKIFIHNTQIALAMFIPGVGIGWGVFSAVSTGFAFAALTTATPLLGEIPPLALIFATPFGLMELAAYSLAMSRSFILIVALFRRTQIKEQWKPLTLEIGIVFGLLLAGGIIEAYMIESFEREDLMPKLNEIKN
- a CDS encoding DNA-directed DNA polymerase II small subunit, translated to MISDVGAALNFIINKGFQIHPDALKILEQIDVKELGHIIKQIVKEKERQQLYLISQKDLESFLGIKEDESIEDRHEILFDPTPNLASAEGVQGFTALFASRYAKLKRIMSNRPESKMIKAISAVISSKSKDDVYVCGLVTERRTDRNVTKITLEDPSGIMETIVIDEELQKTASGLLMDQFVMEKIVTSKNGGFIVKDIILPDIPDHAANRSKTEVYAVFVSDLHVGSKYFMEKEFLDLVAWLSSPDPIAKKVRFFILGGDVVDGIGIYPNQDKELVALNTQDQLKILYEILDKVPKHIKVFIAPGNHDPGRRALPQPAIPAKYNPDLWGRKNFFMVGNPAMISLNGVKVLIFHGQSVDDIVKTTPGLSYDKPASVMQCLLKARHLSPIYGAQTPLAPELEDYMVIDEVPDIFHAGHVHVIGLDLYKNILILNSGAWQSQTPFQSGVGVTPTPAVAVLVNLKTFKVYTKDFSK